A single Paracholeplasma manati DNA region contains:
- a CDS encoding DUF2177 family protein, whose amino-acid sequence MLPILKLYGIAFVVFFVVDLIWLGLVAKDLYQKEIGSLLKPDVNWAAAIIFYLLFILGLVIFVINPAVESGSLAKAMMLGVFFGLVTYATYDLTNLATMRDFTLKITLIDLTWGTTLGFLTSTLTYLINDWLF is encoded by the coding sequence ATGTTACCTATTTTAAAACTCTACGGGATTGCTTTTGTTGTATTTTTTGTTGTGGATTTAATTTGGCTTGGTTTGGTTGCGAAAGACTTATATCAAAAAGAAATTGGGTCTTTACTTAAACCAGATGTGAATTGGGCAGCTGCCATCATCTTCTATTTATTATTCATTCTAGGCTTAGTGATTTTCGTCATCAATCCAGCGGTTGAAAGTGGTTCTCTCGCAAAAGCGATGATGCTTGGCGTGTTCTTTGGCTTAGTGACTTACGCTACTTACGACTTAACCAACCTCGCTACTATGAGAGATTTTACTTTAAAAATCACCCTCATCGATTTGACTTGGGGTACAACTTTAGGCTTCTTAACATCAACTTTGACTTATCTCATCAACGACTGGTTATTCTAG
- a CDS encoding VOC family protein, with the protein MVTNTFLNLETKDVTLSRSFFTHIGFSINEQYSDESGICVVINDTTYLMVMNKDKFRGFTLSETPNSFNQTEIIISFQLNSKAAVDTLLDKVKAAKGGEFGQATENDFMYYRSFRDLDGHRFEVFFFKPLP; encoded by the coding sequence ATGGTTACCAATACGTTTTTAAACTTAGAAACAAAGGATGTTACGTTATCTAGATCTTTTTTTACCCACATTGGTTTTTCAATCAACGAACAATACTCAGATGAATCTGGTATTTGTGTTGTGATTAATGATACTACCTATTTGATGGTGATGAATAAAGATAAATTTAGAGGCTTCACATTATCTGAAACCCCAAACAGCTTTAATCAAACCGAAATCATCATCAGTTTTCAATTGAATAGCAAAGCCGCTGTAGATACCTTACTGGATAAAGTCAAAGCAGCCAAAGGTGGCGAGTTTGGCCAAGCAACTGAGAATGATTTTATGTATTATCGCTCATTTAGAGATTTAGATGGCCATCGATTCGAGGTCTTCTTCTTCAAACCGTTACCATAG
- a CDS encoding deoxyribodipyrimidine photo-lyase: MNTQRIQTLYSHQTNPNAKYVLYWMQQSQRIHFNHALERAIQIANQKQLPLLVLFVLTPNYKEANLRHYQFMLEGLKDVSIWGTKLGFNMVYRLGQPSEIVASYLTDAYALVMDQGYLKVPLKWRYDVVNYAKTHASNLWIEMIDTDLIVPVTVASNKVEYGAYTLRPKLHKLFDVFLDFKQLSVLSNPHRLNEASDFDFNDIPTLLKQLNVDRSVLPYEGYKGGYLEAMKRLNDFILNRLTHYNESSDPSTNYTSVLSPYLHFGQISSLEIIHHLRLFLDQGRITEDVYEAYREQLFVRRELAFNYCYYNPGYDDFHRMTEPWAYETMKAHESDERTYLYTVEDYLNYQTHDPYFNAAMKEMVETGFMHNYMRMYWAKKIIEWSQTHQEAYQTILYLNNKYFLDGRDPNSYTGVAWCFGKHDRAWTERPIFGKLRYMNDKGLERKFDMQGYINKVEFN; encoded by the coding sequence ATGAATACACAAAGAATCCAAACGTTATATAGCCATCAGACCAATCCGAATGCCAAGTATGTGCTCTATTGGATGCAACAATCTCAACGCATTCACTTTAACCATGCGTTAGAAAGAGCTATTCAAATTGCCAATCAAAAACAATTGCCTTTGTTGGTATTATTTGTGCTAACACCAAACTATAAAGAAGCCAACCTCAGACACTATCAGTTCATGTTAGAAGGTTTAAAAGACGTCTCCATTTGGGGCACCAAGCTCGGTTTTAATATGGTTTATCGCTTAGGTCAACCAAGTGAAATCGTGGCGTCGTATCTAACGGATGCTTATGCATTGGTGATGGATCAAGGTTATTTAAAAGTACCGCTAAAATGGCGTTATGATGTCGTTAACTACGCTAAAACTCATGCATCAAACCTATGGATTGAAATGATTGATACCGATTTAATTGTCCCAGTTACGGTAGCGTCTAATAAAGTCGAATATGGGGCATATACATTAAGACCAAAATTACACAAATTATTTGATGTTTTCTTAGACTTTAAACAACTATCGGTATTGTCCAATCCACACCGCTTAAATGAGGCATCCGACTTTGATTTCAATGACATACCGACCTTATTAAAACAACTCAATGTCGATCGTTCAGTCTTACCTTATGAAGGTTATAAAGGTGGGTACTTAGAAGCTATGAAACGATTGAATGATTTCATTCTAAACAGACTAACCCATTACAACGAATCTTCAGATCCGAGTACCAACTACACCTCTGTTTTATCACCCTACCTCCATTTTGGTCAAATCTCTTCTTTAGAGATCATTCACCATTTAAGATTATTCTTAGATCAAGGTCGAATTACTGAGGATGTGTATGAAGCTTACAGGGAACAGTTATTTGTGAGACGTGAACTGGCGTTTAACTATTGTTACTACAACCCCGGATATGATGATTTTCATCGAATGACAGAACCTTGGGCGTATGAAACCATGAAAGCCCATGAATCGGATGAGAGAACGTATCTTTATACGGTAGAAGATTATTTAAACTATCAAACCCATGACCCTTATTTCAACGCAGCGATGAAAGAGATGGTTGAAACAGGGTTTATGCATAACTATATGCGTATGTACTGGGCTAAAAAGATCATTGAGTGGAGTCAAACCCATCAAGAAGCGTATCAAACCATTTTATATTTAAACAATAAATACTTCTTGGATGGCAGAGACCCCAATTCTTATACAGGGGTTGCGTGGTGTTTTGGAAAACACGACCGTGCTTGGACAGAGCGTCCAATCTTTGGTAAGCTCAGATACATGAATGATAAAGGACTCGAACGCAAGTTCGATATGCAAGGTTATATCAATAAAGTTGAATTCAACTAG
- a CDS encoding DAK2 domain-containing protein gives MTYQITNEHIYKSFILGAKYVIREKDQLNAINVFPVADGDTGSNLASLMKSILLKSKMGANLHETLTSISNAALFGARGNSGIIFAEYIHGFTSSVQQDPLTLSEFVNSMKVATKKAYASIEKPVEGTMITLMRRFSEVLDALNKGSRDVLSVLQKAVESLKDELPKTKEQLQVLKDSDVVDAGAKGYLHFITGFTNAFLGEDIDIESNDLPEAHIHVDSFSPDQTRYCTEVLIEGKGMNLDQVRTVLHPLGDSMVVAGHESLIRVHIHTNTPEKVFELIEPVGTIVDQKVDDMKRQFEVANHKKYKVALVTDSIADLPVSYVEDNQIHVFSIAVTINEVTHFDKLTIKNERFYQMMDTLKTYPKSAAPNPKSIENLYSFLTTYYDEILVITVSSKMSATYNAFLQAKALFSDKKITVVDSIQNSAAEGLLVYEASEQIKQGKSLDEVVSYIESLKKKTKILVSVKTLKYMVRSGRVKKVVGIAGKIMNLKPVISIDDEGNGIIFDKAFSQKMSDKKIFNHIASIVKDYGIKSYSLVHVNAPERAQYYANKLEAITGIKPLYTSDISTIIAMNSGIGTVAVAYIRKD, from the coding sequence ATGACATATCAAATTACGAATGAACACATTTATAAATCCTTCATTTTGGGGGCCAAATACGTTATTAGAGAAAAGGATCAATTGAACGCTATTAATGTATTTCCGGTAGCGGATGGCGATACCGGTAGTAATCTCGCCTCTTTAATGAAAAGTATTCTATTAAAATCTAAGATGGGTGCGAATTTGCATGAAACGCTCACATCCATATCAAACGCAGCGCTATTTGGGGCGAGAGGCAACTCCGGTATCATTTTCGCTGAGTATATTCACGGATTCACATCGAGTGTTCAACAAGACCCACTCACGTTATCAGAATTTGTCAATTCCATGAAGGTGGCGACAAAGAAAGCTTACGCATCGATTGAAAAACCCGTTGAAGGTACCATGATCACTTTGATGCGTCGTTTTTCAGAGGTGTTGGATGCGTTAAATAAAGGTTCTAGAGATGTATTATCTGTTTTACAAAAAGCCGTTGAATCCTTGAAAGATGAGCTCCCAAAGACCAAAGAACAACTTCAAGTATTGAAAGATTCTGATGTCGTTGATGCTGGTGCAAAAGGTTATTTACACTTCATTACTGGTTTCACCAATGCATTTTTAGGTGAGGATATCGATATTGAATCCAATGATTTGCCAGAAGCACACATCCATGTGGATTCGTTTAGCCCCGATCAAACCCGTTATTGTACAGAGGTCTTGATTGAAGGAAAAGGTATGAATCTTGATCAAGTGAGAACTGTCCTACACCCATTGGGTGATTCGATGGTCGTTGCAGGACATGAATCCTTGATTCGTGTACATATTCATACCAATACGCCTGAAAAAGTATTTGAACTGATTGAACCGGTGGGTACCATTGTCGATCAAAAAGTCGATGATATGAAACGTCAATTTGAAGTCGCTAATCATAAGAAATATAAAGTCGCTTTGGTTACAGATTCCATCGCCGACTTGCCTGTTTCTTATGTAGAAGACAATCAAATCCACGTCTTTAGCATCGCTGTGACCATCAATGAAGTGACCCATTTCGATAAATTAACGATTAAAAATGAACGTTTCTATCAAATGATGGATACGTTAAAAACCTATCCTAAATCGGCTGCACCTAATCCAAAATCGATTGAGAATTTGTATTCCTTCTTAACCACCTACTATGATGAGATTTTAGTCATTACTGTGTCTTCTAAGATGAGTGCAACCTACAACGCATTCCTACAAGCTAAGGCTTTATTCTCTGATAAGAAAATCACTGTTGTGGATTCCATCCAAAACAGTGCGGCGGAAGGTTTATTGGTCTACGAAGCGAGTGAACAAATCAAACAAGGTAAATCCTTGGATGAAGTGGTCTCTTATATTGAGTCCTTAAAGAAGAAAACCAAAATACTGGTCTCTGTTAAAACCCTCAAATACATGGTTCGTTCAGGACGTGTGAAGAAGGTTGTGGGTATCGCTGGTAAGATTATGAATCTAAAACCTGTCATTTCTATCGATGACGAAGGCAATGGCATCATCTTCGATAAAGCCTTTAGTCAAAAAATGAGCGACAAAAAAATCTTCAATCACATCGCTTCAATCGTTAAAGATTACGGCATCAAATCGTATAGTTTAGTGCACGTTAACGCACCAGAAAGAGCACAATATTACGCAAATAAACTGGAAGCCATCACAGGCATCAAACCACTCTATACATCCGATATATCCACCATCATCGCCATGAACTCTGGGATCGGTACTGTAGCGGTTGCGTATATCAGAAAGGATTAA
- a CDS encoding DUF1295 domain-containing protein, producing MLFLHVFLALFVFFVIFFIIAQVKKNNGLADVAWGLGFVVVAITALVSAGTYTIPQLAVTGLVLLWGFRLFFYLGIRNWSKPEDFRYVDMKRRWKTNLKLKAFFYVFMLQMSFLFVIALPIMVVNLNGNDTLSVLQWVVLVLGVVLWFIGFYFEAVGDHQLKVFKSNPDNKGKILMTGVWKYTRHPNYFGEALMWWAVWVVALSSGNVWVWAAIVGPAFINYLLVYVSGVPLLEKKYKNNEAYQAYAKVTSIFIPLPKKKAR from the coding sequence ATGTTATTCTTACATGTATTTCTCGCTTTATTTGTTTTCTTCGTCATCTTCTTCATCATCGCTCAAGTCAAAAAGAACAATGGTTTAGCCGATGTCGCTTGGGGATTGGGGTTTGTTGTGGTCGCGATTACTGCATTAGTTAGTGCCGGGACTTACACCATCCCACAACTCGCAGTCACTGGTTTGGTCCTATTATGGGGCTTTAGATTATTCTTCTACTTAGGCATTAGAAACTGGTCTAAACCTGAAGATTTCCGTTACGTAGATATGAAACGTCGTTGGAAAACAAACCTCAAACTCAAAGCCTTCTTCTATGTGTTTATGTTACAAATGAGTTTCTTGTTTGTGATTGCATTACCAATCATGGTAGTGAACCTTAACGGTAATGATACCTTATCTGTATTACAATGGGTTGTATTGGTACTGGGTGTGGTTTTATGGTTCATTGGTTTTTACTTTGAAGCCGTTGGTGACCATCAACTTAAAGTGTTTAAATCCAATCCTGACAATAAGGGTAAGATCCTCATGACTGGGGTTTGGAAATATACCAGACATCCAAATTACTTCGGTGAAGCCCTCATGTGGTGGGCTGTTTGGGTGGTTGCATTATCGAGTGGTAATGTCTGGGTATGGGCAGCTATTGTAGGTCCAGCATTCATCAATTACTTGTTGGTATATGTATCTGGTGTCCCTCTTCTAGAAAAGAAATATAAGAACAATGAAGCGTATCAAGCCTACGCTAAAGTCACTTCAATATTCATTCCGTTACCAAAGAAAAAAGCACGATAA
- a CDS encoding lamin tail domain-containing protein, with protein sequence MKKIISILSILWLSLLIVGCTPPESTKVTLPDLTGLNKEQVIEALEPLDITYTFEDVIDNTKTRNRFIEYKGDFNIGDEVERGTSVVITFAIHANILPNLTGVHKDDISGYFTNMKLYIEYREYETNSVPEGQFVKYLEPKYTGQKLDDNTTVVIFVAKNFVVVERDLIISKYIEGATSNKAIELYNISSEPVDLSKYKIGLFYDGSETVSETITLNGVLNPSSTYVISHTGSSAEILSKADLTTDKLNFNGNDIVTLMFYNDEVVDSLGTIGWALDIFNNITLIRNTAVTQPTSNFVRNEWDTYAKDYIEPLGTHPVSYPTTFTWDLSYASIPFETPGGMIQVSFESNYDGDTAYFTPGFLGEQRLRFIGIDTPEMGSGVVATQAKSYVYNKLRYATTIYIQHDPRSGRVDSYERQLGLVWYDGKLLNYELVLYGYSQNNYSDDTQSLIFNGIPLAVWMANAEVYAKQNHLGVWG encoded by the coding sequence ATGAAGAAAATCATATCAATCTTGTCCATCCTTTGGTTATCCTTATTAATCGTTGGATGCACCCCTCCAGAATCGACGAAAGTCACACTCCCAGACCTCACTGGTCTCAATAAAGAACAGGTGATTGAGGCCTTAGAACCACTAGACATCACCTATACATTTGAAGATGTTATTGATAATACAAAAACGAGAAATCGTTTCATCGAATATAAAGGTGATTTTAATATTGGCGATGAAGTCGAAAGAGGCACTTCGGTTGTCATTACTTTCGCAATTCACGCGAATATATTACCTAATCTAACAGGTGTACATAAAGACGATATTTCAGGGTATTTCACAAACATGAAATTGTATATCGAATATCGTGAATACGAAACCAACAGTGTACCTGAAGGACAATTCGTTAAATACTTAGAACCTAAATATACTGGACAAAAACTTGATGACAATACAACTGTAGTAATATTTGTTGCGAAAAACTTTGTCGTGGTTGAGAGGGACCTCATCATTTCTAAATACATCGAAGGTGCAACATCCAATAAAGCCATCGAACTATACAATATTTCCAGTGAACCAGTTGACTTATCCAAGTATAAAATCGGATTATTTTATGATGGCTCTGAGACTGTATCTGAAACCATCACGTTAAATGGCGTTTTAAACCCTTCGAGCACTTATGTCATTAGTCATACAGGTTCGAGTGCAGAAATCCTTTCTAAAGCCGATTTAACTACGGATAAGCTTAATTTTAATGGTAATGATATTGTTACCTTGATGTTTTATAACGATGAAGTCGTCGATAGTCTAGGTACTATAGGATGGGCGTTAGATATTTTTAATAACATCACATTGATTAGAAATACAGCAGTCACTCAACCAACTAGCAACTTTGTCAGAAATGAATGGGATACGTATGCGAAAGACTATATTGAACCGCTTGGCACACACCCAGTGTCATATCCAACCACCTTCACTTGGGATTTGAGTTATGCAAGTATACCGTTTGAAACACCGGGTGGAATGATTCAAGTATCCTTTGAAAGTAACTACGACGGTGATACTGCATACTTTACACCAGGATTCTTGGGTGAACAAAGACTACGTTTCATCGGTATCGATACCCCTGAAATGGGTTCAGGTGTTGTCGCAACCCAAGCAAAGAGCTATGTTTATAACAAATTGAGATACGCAACAACCATTTACATCCAACATGACCCTAGATCAGGACGTGTCGATTCTTATGAAAGACAATTGGGTTTGGTATGGTATGATGGCAAACTACTCAACTATGAGCTGGTTTTATATGGGTACAGTCAAAACAATTATTCAGATGATACACAATCATTGATATTCAATGGCATTCCACTGGCTGTATGGATGGCCAATGCAGAAGTTTATGCAAAACAAAATCATTTAGGGGTATGGGGGTAA
- a CDS encoding DMT family transporter, with protein MKKKTIIQIAISYAIVAALFYGLSAPLSKLLLNKISPYTLSSMLYFGAGLGMFILVLGRKTKPKEIIRSFHSKDIQYIILMILLDILAPILLMFGLLTTNASTAALLNNFEIIFTGLIAMIFFKEHIGKKMWIAISIIIASGFLLSFEDFSGFHVSLGALLVLAASFSWGLENNCTRMLSHHDPLYVVILKGLGSGLGALLIAIALNEFGGNWIYLVLALLLGFVSYGMSLFFYISAQRHLGALRTSAYYATAPFAGALFSFLLLRESLSWQFVIAFLLMALGTYFAIKENQTKS; from the coding sequence ATGAAAAAGAAAACCATCATTCAAATCGCTATATCTTACGCCATAGTTGCAGCATTGTTTTACGGCTTGAGTGCGCCTTTATCCAAACTTCTTTTAAATAAAATATCACCATATACACTGTCGTCCATGCTATATTTTGGTGCTGGTCTTGGTATGTTTATTTTGGTCTTAGGTCGTAAAACCAAACCCAAAGAAATCATTCGAAGTTTCCATTCTAAAGATATTCAGTATATCATTTTGATGATTCTCTTAGACATCCTTGCACCTATATTATTGATGTTTGGATTATTGACCACAAACGCTTCAACGGCAGCGCTACTAAACAATTTTGAAATTATCTTTACCGGATTGATTGCGATGATTTTCTTTAAGGAACATATCGGAAAGAAGATGTGGATTGCAATCTCTATCATCATTGCATCGGGTTTCCTGTTATCATTTGAAGACTTTTCTGGTTTTCATGTATCACTCGGAGCGCTACTTGTATTAGCAGCTAGCTTTTCTTGGGGTTTAGAAAACAACTGTACACGTATGTTGTCACACCACGATCCACTCTATGTGGTAATCCTTAAAGGATTGGGTTCTGGTTTAGGTGCTTTGTTAATTGCAATTGCCTTAAATGAATTTGGTGGCAATTGGATTTATCTCGTTCTGGCGCTATTATTAGGATTTGTGTCTTACGGCATGAGTTTATTCTTCTATATCAGTGCGCAACGACACTTAGGTGCACTAAGAACAAGTGCGTATTACGCGACGGCCCCGTTTGCAGGTGCATTATTTTCGTTCTTGTTGCTACGTGAATCGTTATCTTGGCAATTCGTTATCGCATTTCTACTGATGGCTTTGGGAACGTATTTCGCCATCAAAGAAAATCAAACAAAATCCTAA
- a CDS encoding cysteine hydrolase family protein, which produces MGIALLVIDVQKEYMSEHFGTKTYEHTMIYINETMKLFRGANCPVIIVRDISEGDGPEYALVDELKREPTDIEVLKLKGNAFWETNLEQILKDKDITHVVLSGTAAEHCILATYNGAAERGYRPMMLQHGVFATHERGLMDLYWNRPLVSYTALAYMVKK; this is translated from the coding sequence ATGGGTATTGCATTGCTGGTCATCGATGTTCAAAAAGAATATATGTCTGAACACTTCGGTACGAAAACATATGAACATACAATGATCTATATTAACGAAACAATGAAGTTATTTAGAGGGGCGAACTGCCCAGTCATCATTGTGAGAGACATCTCCGAAGGGGATGGACCTGAATACGCTTTGGTAGATGAACTCAAGCGAGAACCGACGGATATTGAGGTTCTTAAACTTAAAGGAAATGCTTTTTGGGAAACCAATTTGGAACAGATTCTAAAAGACAAAGACATCACCCATGTGGTCTTGTCAGGTACAGCCGCAGAACACTGTATTCTCGCAACCTATAACGGAGCAGCCGAACGTGGGTATCGCCCAATGATGTTACAACACGGCGTGTTCGCTACCCATGAACGTGGATTGATGGATTTATACTGGAATCGACCACTGGTATCCTATACAGCGCTAGCCTATATGGTTAAAAAGTAA
- a CDS encoding MFS transporter — protein MIQSKKQLTYAFLLLAVIYIAFIALGLPDALLGSAWNLVRVDLNVPLGTLGLMTVVVYIMSIISTYNAPRLLRLFQTKWITFVSITFTGLALILLSQVNAFYQMLFFAIPLGMGAGAIDVSLNHYLAKNYKASHMSYLHSFYGVGVTAGPSIMAYTLSLNSWRMGYIIVGSILLVIAAIVFISFKLWQKESEAEKEHHEHIPLKVAFRIKGAFNSMLIFLFYVHIESLLGVWIASYIYIEKGVSTSVAALFATTYYLGLTVGRLLSGFLSKILNPHQLIYIGVSLIFLGAVLILFNVPFEAFYFVVVGLLGVGSGPIYPNMMFINNSHFEPKELSKIISLQMVIGYMGFGIMTPLAGLLFDRTSIAFYPYVLITSSTILVLLVIRYIRLKTVQKQSISGHLT, from the coding sequence ATGATACAATCTAAAAAACAATTAACGTATGCTTTTTTATTACTCGCCGTGATATATATCGCGTTCATCGCATTGGGTTTACCAGACGCTTTGTTGGGTTCCGCATGGAACCTAGTAAGGGTCGATTTAAATGTACCTCTAGGTACTTTGGGACTCATGACCGTGGTCGTTTACATCATGTCGATCATTTCTACGTATAACGCACCTCGACTATTAAGACTATTTCAAACCAAATGGATTACGTTTGTTTCCATTACATTTACAGGATTGGCTTTAATTCTTTTAAGTCAGGTGAATGCTTTTTATCAAATGTTATTCTTCGCGATTCCCTTGGGGATGGGTGCTGGTGCCATCGACGTGTCACTCAACCACTATCTCGCTAAGAACTATAAAGCCTCTCATATGAGTTACCTACATTCTTTCTATGGGGTTGGGGTGACCGCTGGTCCATCCATCATGGCTTATACTTTAAGTCTCAACTCTTGGCGTATGGGTTACATCATCGTGGGCAGTATTCTTTTAGTCATCGCTGCCATCGTGTTCATATCATTTAAACTTTGGCAGAAAGAATCTGAAGCAGAAAAAGAACACCATGAACACATTCCGTTGAAGGTCGCGTTTAGAATTAAAGGGGCTTTTAACTCCATGTTGATCTTTCTATTCTACGTTCACATCGAATCTTTGTTAGGTGTTTGGATCGCTTCTTATATCTATATTGAAAAAGGGGTTAGTACTTCGGTCGCAGCCCTTTTCGCAACCACATACTATCTAGGTCTCACGGTTGGTCGATTATTATCGGGATTCCTATCCAAAATACTCAACCCACACCAACTCATCTATATCGGGGTATCTTTGATCTTCCTCGGAGCTGTTTTAATTTTATTTAATGTTCCATTTGAAGCATTTTACTTCGTCGTTGTTGGGTTATTAGGGGTTGGATCTGGACCCATCTATCCAAACATGATGTTTATCAATAATTCACACTTTGAACCAAAGGAATTATCGAAGATTATTTCCCTTCAAATGGTCATTGGGTATATGGGTTTTGGCATCATGACGCCACTTGCTGGTTTATTGTTTGACCGTACCAGTATCGCATTTTATCCCTATGTTTTGATTACCTCTTCAACCATCTTAGTGCTTTTAGTGATTCGCTACATACGTCTTAAAACCGTCCAAAAACAAAGCATCTCAGGCCATTTAACCTAA